A stretch of the Massilia sp. W12 genome encodes the following:
- a CDS encoding amino acid adenylation domain-containing protein, with protein sequence MQDSTNVSTDLGAGSSSYLFTPSFAQQRMWLLDQLEPASARYNIVTALSLRGRLNLAALEAALNQVVARHESLRTVFEYENGVLQQCCLESLEIALEVLDGADLSSAEFLLQQYRQTFNLQAAPLLRCRVLQCAPEEYVLALTMHHIISDAWSSEILARELALCYRAQLTQTALELPELSIQYADFAEWQREQAASGQDEASLAYWRQQLQGVSPLALPLDKARPARMSYRGATQYFDLPRATTDALAAQARAQGNTLFVQLLTAFYVLLYRYTGQTDLVVGAPVSGRGRLELENLIGLFVNTIALRVDVQPQASFSQLAQQVRQVVLDGQAQQNVGFERVLQALNVERDLSHTPIFQVMFAYQEASAEHWQFEGMQVERVNVAADTAKFDLTLSLENLNGQLRCALEYSSDLFKPETMQRFSEHFTQLLAQIAASDIQQVRLNEYEFLSQAERRQLLSCWDQPLAHYPVSACLHQAFEQQAARTPDAIALRVGEQSISYASLNARANQLARYLRSALEQSGTEPAGADENRHALIGICLPREDDLVVAILAVLKAGCGYLPIDPALSPERIAFYVTDSKLSLVLTNAEFSPLFGPAESALVSTVCVDSERAFMLAMAQDNLDLPCSPQQLAYVIYTSGSTGTPKGVLVPHSNVMRLFHATDAWFGFGAQDVWTLFHSSAFDFSVWEIWGALLYGGRLVVVPYMVSRSPQAFYDLVQSEKVTVLNQTPSAFKLFSAVDAAMPQNADKLALRYVIFGGEALEPSSLRTWMQRYGDAAPQLINMYGITETTVHVSYRRITRADAQNHGASPIGVAIPDLRLFILDANLKLAPIGVTGEIYVAGSGVAEGYLRRPELTQERFIAWPPALQQAAGWHPAARLYKTGDLARFLPDGSIEYQGRADDQVKIRGFRIELGEIEAALRQVEEVREVCLSTLRDQGAARIVAYIVAQPGATPQIEHLRASLKRTLPEYMIPAHFVFLDALPLTNNGKIDRKALPAPANLRPHMASEFVAPRNPQEQLLADVWRQVLGLSEVGVLDNFFALGGDSLRGVQAIGQARALGLNLALVDLFAHQTIAGLASQAAQNLPARVKAAQQPFSLISAEDRAQLPASAIDAYPLSRMQGAMFYHMQLAPESNVYHCTGTSHIGLKSPFNEAAFRQAVQETVARHDVLRTSFELSGFNQALQVVHADAVLPLEVEDLRGMDTAAQEQRIKDLLEQERNSPFDLSKPTLLRFFIQLRSELSLQFTMTECHPVFDGWSYHTMIVEVFNRYAGITGDGDFVEPPALQVNYRDFVEMELAAVADPAHQQYWADKLADCTILRLPRLQPQNDAAHSTAPCLKAVRIHLPEEVYAGLQALMHAASVPMKSVLLAGHIKVMSLVSGERDILTGIPSNGRPEEVGGDALYGLFLNTLPFRFILQHGASWRDTVQAVFANECEAMPYRRFPLAEIQRQFGRQALLDEVLFNYMDFHVYEKLDSKLGFTVVDTLDSGEVNEGTNFALNVHFQHLTLSSQLKRKQISIQIDYDASQLTRQQIDEMAEYYQAVFSAMASSPQAPHHAQDFLPPATRQTLLQDWSGASRTAPHQGARSLAALFAEQVAKHAQATALTDGERSYSYAQLNQAANQLARHLQSRGLRAGQHVALCLARSPEMIIAILAIVKAQAVYVPIDVEDPLQRIAGIVQDSACQLIISQERYASYFPAQQGLLLLERISTELAALPADDLPLVPSEQEPKAYIMYTSGSTGAPKGALIPQAGIVRLVKQAGFVDFEKNGRVLQLSSVSFDASTLEIWGALLNGGCLILYPNSLPSIPVLENLIAQQKVETAFLTTTLLNTVVDEKPQILAPLRHLISGGEAMSPAHARKLLQAAPGLRLTNGYGPTENTTFSTTYEVSLADTEQSGGISIGRAIAQTQTYVLDAFMNPAPIGTPGQLYVSGAGLAFGYLQREELTAAAFVANPFDASGQAPRLYRTGDLVCYHSDGNLHYLGRIDGQVKMRGFRIELGEIESALCRHPAVKQAAVRVLEIAGGKKIIAWVVAQESLGADTTALKIFLSQQLPKYMLPNQLILLPEMPLTRNGKLDSKRLPAPAALTAAQPAGAAMQPASVIELDIAQVWQQVLQLAQPSLDDNFFDLGGHSLSLARVHQQLRARGYAELAIVDLLNYPTIRSLAQHVQESRQNAGASANQAEINAQSEQKRLDGRRRLAQLQQQKQRA encoded by the coding sequence ATGCAAGATTCAACCAATGTATCCACTGACTTGGGCGCCGGCTCAAGCTCTTACTTATTTACGCCATCCTTTGCCCAGCAGCGCATGTGGTTGCTGGATCAACTCGAACCGGCCTCGGCGCGCTACAACATCGTCACCGCCTTATCCTTGCGCGGGCGATTGAACCTGGCGGCCTTGGAGGCGGCTTTGAATCAGGTGGTGGCGCGCCATGAATCGCTGCGCACCGTGTTTGAATACGAAAACGGGGTGCTGCAACAATGCTGCCTGGAAAGCTTGGAGATTGCGCTGGAAGTGCTGGATGGGGCTGACTTGAGCAGCGCCGAATTCCTCTTGCAGCAATACCGCCAGACCTTCAATTTGCAAGCAGCGCCGCTGCTGCGTTGCCGCGTATTGCAGTGCGCGCCGGAGGAATATGTGCTGGCGCTGACCATGCACCACATTATTTCCGATGCCTGGTCGTCGGAAATCTTGGCGCGTGAATTGGCGCTGTGCTACCGCGCGCAGCTCACGCAAACGGCGCTGGAATTGCCGGAACTGAGCATTCAATACGCCGATTTTGCCGAATGGCAGCGCGAACAAGCCGCGAGCGGGCAAGATGAAGCCAGTCTGGCCTATTGGCGACAGCAGTTGCAAGGCGTCAGCCCGCTGGCCCTGCCGCTGGACAAAGCGCGCCCGGCGCGCATGTCGTATCGCGGCGCGACACAATATTTTGACTTGCCGCGCGCCACCACCGATGCCTTGGCCGCGCAGGCGCGCGCACAGGGCAATACCCTGTTCGTGCAATTGCTGACCGCTTTTTATGTCTTGCTCTACCGCTATACCGGGCAAACCGACTTGGTGGTCGGGGCCCCGGTTTCCGGGCGTGGCCGCCTGGAGCTGGAAAATCTGATCGGCCTTTTCGTCAACACCATCGCCTTGCGTGTGGATGTGCAGCCGCAAGCCAGCTTCAGCCAGTTGGCGCAGCAAGTGCGGCAAGTGGTGCTGGATGGCCAGGCGCAGCAAAATGTCGGCTTCGAGCGCGTCTTGCAAGCCTTGAATGTGGAACGTGATTTAAGCCATACCCCGATTTTCCAAGTCATGTTCGCTTATCAGGAAGCTTCTGCGGAACATTGGCAATTTGAGGGCATGCAAGTGGAGCGCGTGAACGTGGCGGCGGATACGGCCAAGTTTGACCTCACGCTCTCGCTGGAAAATCTGAATGGACAATTGCGCTGCGCGCTCGAATACAGCAGCGATTTGTTCAAGCCGGAAACGATGCAGCGTTTCAGCGAACACTTTACGCAATTGTTAGCGCAAATCGCCGCCAGCGACATCCAGCAAGTCAGACTGAACGAGTATGAATTTTTAAGCCAGGCCGAGCGCCGGCAATTATTGTCTTGCTGGGATCAACCGCTCGCGCACTATCCTGTCAGCGCATGCCTGCATCAGGCCTTTGAGCAGCAGGCCGCGCGCACGCCAGACGCGATTGCGCTGCGCGTGGGCGAGCAAAGCATCAGCTACGCCAGTTTGAATGCGCGCGCCAACCAATTAGCGCGCTATCTGCGCAGCGCCCTGGAGCAAAGCGGGACGGAGCCGGCCGGCGCGGATGAAAACCGGCATGCCCTGATCGGTATTTGCCTGCCGCGTGAAGATGATTTGGTGGTGGCGATTTTGGCGGTGCTGAAAGCCGGTTGCGGCTATTTGCCGATTGATCCGGCCTTGTCGCCTGAGCGGATTGCTTTTTATGTGACAGACTCCAAACTTTCCCTGGTGCTCACCAATGCGGAATTCAGTCCCCTGTTCGGGCCGGCTGAGAGCGCGCTGGTGTCTACCGTGTGCGTCGATAGCGAACGCGCGTTTATGCTGGCGATGGCGCAAGACAATCTTGATCTGCCATGCTCGCCGCAGCAATTGGCGTATGTGATTTACACCTCCGGCTCGACTGGCACACCGAAAGGCGTGCTGGTGCCGCACAGCAATGTGATGCGCTTATTCCACGCCACTGACGCCTGGTTCGGTTTTGGCGCGCAAGATGTGTGGACTTTATTTCACTCCAGCGCCTTCGATTTCTCGGTCTGGGAAATCTGGGGCGCGCTGTTATACGGCGGCCGCCTGGTCGTCGTGCCCTATATGGTGTCGCGCTCGCCGCAAGCTTTTTACGACCTGGTGCAAAGCGAAAAGGTGACGGTGCTCAATCAAACCCCGTCCGCCTTCAAATTGTTCAGCGCAGTCGATGCGGCGATGCCGCAAAACGCGGACAAACTGGCCTTGCGCTATGTGATCTTTGGCGGCGAAGCCCTGGAGCCGTCCAGCCTGCGCACCTGGATGCAGCGCTATGGCGACGCTGCGCCGCAACTCATCAATATGTATGGCATCACCGAAACCACGGTGCATGTCAGTTATCGCCGCATCACCCGGGCCGACGCGCAAAACCACGGCGCCAGCCCGATTGGCGTGGCGATTCCTGATTTGCGTTTATTCATTCTGGACGCCAATTTGAAGCTGGCCCCGATCGGTGTCACAGGTGAGATTTATGTGGCCGGCAGCGGCGTTGCCGAAGGCTATTTGCGCCGCCCCGAACTGACCCAAGAGCGCTTTATCGCCTGGCCGCCGGCGCTGCAGCAGGCGGCGGGCTGGCATCCTGCTGCGCGCCTGTATAAAACCGGCGACCTGGCGCGCTTCTTGCCGGATGGCAGTATCGAGTATCAAGGCCGCGCCGATGATCAAGTCAAAATCCGGGGTTTCCGGATTGAATTGGGCGAAATTGAAGCCGCCTTGCGCCAAGTGGAAGAGGTGCGCGAAGTGTGTTTGAGCACCTTGCGCGATCAGGGCGCGGCGCGCATCGTCGCCTACATCGTGGCGCAGCCCGGCGCCACGCCGCAAATTGAGCATCTGCGCGCCAGCCTCAAGCGCACTCTGCCCGAATACATGATTCCGGCCCACTTTGTGTTCCTGGACGCCTTGCCATTGACCAATAATGGCAAGATTGATCGCAAAGCCTTGCCCGCGCCGGCCAATTTGCGCCCGCATATGGCCAGCGAATTTGTCGCCCCGCGCAATCCGCAAGAACAATTGCTGGCCGATGTCTGGCGCCAGGTCTTGGGTTTGAGCGAAGTCGGCGTGCTGGATAATTTCTTTGCGCTTGGCGGCGATTCCCTGCGCGGGGTGCAGGCGATTGGTCAGGCGCGCGCCTTGGGCTTGAATCTGGCCTTGGTTGATTTGTTTGCGCACCAGACCATCGCCGGCCTGGCCAGCCAGGCAGCGCAAAACCTGCCGGCGCGCGTGAAAGCGGCGCAGCAGCCATTCAGCCTGATCAGCGCAGAAGACCGCGCGCAATTGCCGGCCAGCGCGATTGACGCCTACCCTCTGTCGCGCATGCAAGGGGCGATGTTCTACCACATGCAATTGGCGCCGGAATCGAATGTTTACCACTGCACCGGCACCTCGCATATTGGCTTGAAGAGTCCGTTTAATGAAGCCGCCTTCCGCCAGGCCGTGCAAGAAACCGTGGCGCGCCATGATGTGTTGCGCACCTCGTTTGAACTCAGCGGCTTTAACCAGGCGCTGCAAGTGGTGCATGCCGATGCCGTATTGCCGCTGGAAGTGGAAGATTTGCGCGGCATGGACACAGCCGCGCAAGAACAGCGCATTAAAGACTTGCTGGAACAAGAGCGCAACTCGCCGTTTGATCTGTCCAAGCCGACCTTGCTGCGCTTTTTCATTCAATTGCGCAGCGAGCTTTCCCTGCAATTCACCATGACCGAATGCCACCCGGTGTTTGACGGCTGGAGCTATCACACCATGATCGTCGAGGTGTTCAACCGCTATGCCGGCATCACCGGCGATGGCGACTTTGTTGAACCGCCGGCCTTGCAAGTGAATTACCGCGATTTTGTGGAAATGGAATTGGCCGCCGTGGCCGACCCTGCGCATCAGCAATATTGGGCCGACAAACTGGCCGACTGCACCATCTTGCGCCTGCCGCGCCTGCAGCCGCAAAACGATGCCGCGCACAGCACGGCGCCTTGCCTGAAAGCGGTGCGCATCCATTTGCCGGAAGAGGTGTATGCCGGCTTGCAAGCGCTGATGCATGCCGCTTCCGTGCCGATGAAGAGCGTACTGCTGGCGGGACATATCAAAGTGATGAGTCTGGTCAGCGGCGAGCGCGATATTTTGACCGGCATTCCAAGCAATGGCCGCCCGGAAGAAGTGGGTGGCGACGCCCTCTACGGTTTGTTCTTAAACACCTTGCCCTTCCGCTTTATCTTGCAGCACGGCGCCTCATGGCGCGACACGGTGCAGGCGGTGTTTGCCAATGAATGCGAAGCCATGCCATACCGCCGTTTCCCGCTGGCGGAAATTCAGCGCCAGTTTGGCCGCCAAGCCTTGCTCGATGAAGTGCTGTTTAACTATATGGACTTCCATGTCTATGAAAAACTCGACAGCAAGCTGGGTTTCACGGTGGTCGATACGCTCGATAGCGGCGAAGTGAATGAAGGCACCAACTTTGCCTTGAACGTGCACTTCCAGCACCTGACCCTGTCTTCACAGCTCAAGCGCAAGCAAATTTCGATTCAAATCGACTATGACGCCAGCCAATTGACGCGGCAGCAAATCGATGAGATGGCGGAATATTATCAAGCCGTGTTCAGCGCCATGGCCAGCAGCCCGCAAGCGCCGCACCATGCGCAAGACTTTTTGCCGCCAGCCACACGGCAAACCTTGCTGCAAGACTGGAGCGGGGCAAGCCGCACTGCGCCGCATCAGGGCGCGCGCAGCCTGGCCGCCTTGTTTGCCGAACAAGTCGCCAAACATGCCCAGGCCACGGCGCTGACCGATGGCGAGCGCAGCTATAGCTATGCGCAGCTGAACCAGGCCGCCAATCAATTGGCGCGCCACTTGCAAAGCCGGGGCTTGCGCGCCGGCCAGCATGTGGCCCTGTGTTTAGCGCGCTCGCCGGAAATGATTATCGCCATCCTGGCGATTGTCAAAGCGCAGGCGGTGTATGTGCCGATTGATGTGGAAGACCCCTTGCAGCGCATCGCCGGCATTGTGCAAGACAGCGCCTGCCAACTGATCATCAGCCAGGAGCGCTATGCATCGTATTTCCCGGCGCAGCAAGGTTTGCTGCTGCTGGAGCGAATCAGCACTGAATTGGCGGCCTTGCCTGCGGATGATCTGCCGCTTGTCCCCTCTGAGCAAGAGCCAAAGGCTTACATCATGTACACCTCCGGTTCAACCGGCGCGCCGAAAGGCGCGCTGATTCCGCAAGCCGGGATTGTGCGTCTGGTGAAACAGGCGGGCTTTGTGGATTTTGAGAAAAATGGCCGGGTCTTGCAGTTATCCAGCGTCAGCTTTGACGCCTCCACCCTGGAAATCTGGGGCGCTTTGCTGAATGGCGGCTGCCTGATTCTGTATCCGAACAGCCTGCCCAGCATTCCAGTGCTGGAAAACCTGATCGCGCAGCAAAAGGTCGAAACCGCCTTCCTCACCACCACCTTGCTCAATACCGTGGTCGATGAAAAACCGCAGATTCTGGCCCCGTTGCGCCATCTCATCAGCGGCGGCGAAGCGATGTCGCCGGCCCATGCGCGCAAGCTGTTGCAAGCGGCGCCGGGATTGCGCCTGACAAACGGCTATGGCCCGACTGAAAACACCACCTTCAGCACCACTTACGAGGTGAGTCTGGCCGATACGGAGCAAAGCGGCGGCATCAGCATTGGCCGCGCGATTGCGCAAACCCAAACCTATGTCCTGGATGCTTTCATGAATCCGGCGCCGATCGGCACGCCGGGGCAGTTGTATGTCTCTGGCGCCGGGCTGGCCTTTGGCTATTTGCAGCGCGAAGAATTAACGGCGGCCGCATTTGTCGCCAATCCATTTGACGCCAGCGGCCAGGCCCCGCGCCTGTATCGCACCGGTGATTTGGTTTGCTATCACAGCGATGGCAATCTGCACTATCTGGGACGGATCGATGGCCAGGTCAAAATGCGCGGCTTCCGTATCGAGCTGGGCGAAATTGAAAGCGCCTTGTGCCGCCATCCGGCAGTCAAACAGGCGGCGGTGCGGGTGTTGGAGATTGCCGGCGGCAAAAAAATCATCGCCTGGGTGGTGGCGCAGGAAAGCTTGGGTGCGGACACGACCGCATTAAAGATCTTCCTCTCGCAGCAGCTGCCTAAATATATGTTGCCGAATCAACTGATCCTGTTGCCGGAGATGCCGCTCACGCGCAATGGCAAGCTGGACAGCAAACGCTTGCCGGCCCCCGCCGCGTTGACAGCGGCGCAGCCGGCGGGCGCCGCCATGCAGCCGGCCAGCGTCATTGAGCTGGATATTGCCCAAGTCTGGCAGCAAGTCTTGCAATTGGCGCAGCCAAGTCTGGATGACAATTTCTTTGACTTGGGCGGCCATTCGCTGTCGCTGGCGCGCGTGCACCAGCAATTGCGCGCGCGTGGCTATGCCGAGTTGGCGATTGTTGATTTGCTCAACTACCCGACCATCCGCAGCCTGGCGCAGCATGTGCAAGAAAGCCGCCAGAACGCAGGCGCCAGCGCCAATCAGGCGGAAATCAATGCGCAGAGCGAGCAAAAACGCCTGGACGGGCGCCGCCGTTTAGCTCAATTGCAGCAACAAAAACAGCGCGCGTAA